One window of Robiginitalea biformata HTCC2501 genomic DNA carries:
- a CDS encoding mechanosensitive ion channel family protein encodes MEQFGDYQEHIEQGVEWFWNFLPSLVTAILTLVVGLWVISFINKIVRRFFDKKDYDEALESFLQSFIKIALKLLLFVLVITQLGVKSSSLVAIVGAAGLAIGLALQGSLSNFAGGVLILLFKPFRVGDWISAQGLDGTVKEINIFTTKLNTFGNQLAIIPNGKLSNDNIVNYSAEDTRRDKITVGIGYGSNIKQAKDLLLEICGEDERILKDPEPQVFVGELADSSVNLSLRFWAKNEDFWAAHFHVMETLKLRFDEAGIEIPFPQRDIHMISEGE; translated from the coding sequence ATGGAACAATTCGGAGATTATCAGGAACACATCGAACAGGGAGTCGAATGGTTCTGGAATTTCTTGCCCAGCCTGGTAACGGCCATCCTTACGCTGGTCGTCGGGTTATGGGTTATCAGCTTTATCAATAAAATCGTCCGTCGCTTTTTTGATAAAAAGGACTACGACGAGGCCCTGGAGTCCTTCCTGCAGAGCTTTATCAAAATCGCCCTGAAGCTGTTGCTCTTTGTGCTGGTCATCACCCAGCTCGGGGTGAAGTCGTCTTCGCTGGTAGCCATTGTGGGTGCGGCCGGACTGGCCATTGGCCTGGCCCTGCAGGGGTCCCTGTCGAATTTTGCCGGGGGCGTTTTGATCCTGCTGTTTAAACCGTTCCGGGTGGGGGACTGGATTTCCGCCCAGGGGTTGGACGGCACCGTTAAGGAGATCAATATTTTCACTACCAAGCTGAATACCTTCGGCAACCAACTGGCCATTATCCCCAACGGGAAGCTCTCCAACGACAACATCGTCAATTACAGTGCTGAGGATACGCGCAGGGATAAAATTACCGTGGGCATCGGATACGGCTCCAACATCAAACAGGCCAAAGACCTGTTGCTGGAAATTTGCGGGGAAGACGAACGGATCCTCAAGGACCCCGAGCCGCAGGTTTTCGTCGGGGAACTCGCCGACAGCTCCGTAAACCTCAGCCTGCGATTCTGGGCGAAAAACGAAGACTTCTGGGCAGCGCATTTCCACGTGATGGAAACGCTCAAACTCCGGTTCGACGAGGCCGGTATCGAGATCCCGTTCCCGCAACGGGATATCCATATGATATCCGAGGGCGAATAA
- a CDS encoding ABC transporter permease, with protein MFNRDTWQEIWHSIKSNKLRTFLTGFSVAWGIFILVLLLASVNGMQNGFYKQFNDDATNSIFIYPNATSKPYGGFEAGRRIQFKNDDLAFIKGSYEGSYEYISPRFNRSVSAKYKQETGTYTIVGVSPDHQLIERTVIESGRYLNKRDLRERNKVLVIGKQVQKELFKDDDPVGQFLIANGLVYKVIGVFSDDGNEREESNIYAPYTTMQQIYGNTDEINMIAMTYNPSYDFTRALAFSNTMEEVLKRRLVIHPEDQSAFFINNYAEGFSNIQTFSNFLTFVAIGVGVLILIAGIVGIGNILIFIIKERTKEIGIRKALGARPIEIVKLILMESIVITAFSGFGGMLFSMGVVALIAPIVDAPAFSNPNVDNTVVIICTVVLILAGVLAGLVPSIRAANVKPIDALRAD; from the coding sequence ATGTTCAATAGGGACACCTGGCAGGAAATATGGCACAGTATTAAGAGCAACAAGCTCCGGACGTTCCTCACTGGATTTTCGGTTGCCTGGGGGATCTTTATCCTCGTGCTGCTGCTCGCTTCGGTGAACGGTATGCAGAATGGTTTCTACAAGCAGTTCAACGACGACGCCACGAATTCAATTTTCATCTACCCGAATGCCACCTCCAAACCCTATGGGGGGTTTGAAGCCGGCCGCCGCATCCAGTTTAAGAACGACGACCTGGCCTTTATCAAGGGGAGTTACGAAGGATCCTACGAGTATATTTCGCCCCGGTTCAACCGGTCGGTCAGTGCAAAATACAAGCAGGAAACCGGGACCTATACGATTGTAGGGGTCAGCCCGGACCACCAGCTGATTGAGCGTACCGTGATTGAAAGCGGCCGGTACCTGAACAAGCGGGACCTGCGGGAGCGCAACAAGGTGCTGGTCATCGGGAAGCAGGTGCAGAAAGAGCTTTTTAAGGACGACGACCCGGTGGGTCAGTTCCTGATCGCCAATGGATTGGTATATAAGGTAATCGGGGTCTTTTCCGACGACGGGAATGAGCGGGAGGAAAGCAATATCTACGCCCCCTATACGACCATGCAGCAAATCTACGGGAATACGGACGAGATCAACATGATCGCCATGACGTATAACCCGTCCTACGATTTTACGCGGGCCCTGGCATTTTCCAATACAATGGAAGAAGTACTCAAGCGCCGGCTGGTGATCCACCCGGAAGACCAAAGCGCGTTTTTCATCAACAACTACGCCGAGGGGTTTTCGAATATCCAGACCTTCAGCAACTTCCTGACTTTCGTGGCCATCGGGGTAGGCGTCCTCATCCTGATAGCGGGTATTGTGGGGATCGGGAATATTTTGATTTTCATCATCAAGGAACGCACCAAGGAAATCGGGATCCGCAAGGCGCTCGGCGCCCGTCCCATCGAGATCGTGAAGTTGATACTGATGGAATCCATCGTGATCACGGCATTTTCCGGATTTGGCGGCATGTTGTTCTCCATGGGCGTGGTGGCGCTTATTGCCCCGATTGTGGATGCCCCGGCGTTCTCCAACCCGAACGTAGACAACACGGTGGTGATCATCTGTACCGTGGTGCTGATCCTGGCCGGGGTACTGGCCGGGCTCGTCCCGTCCATCCGGGCCGCAAACGTAAAACCGATAGACGCATTAAGAGCCGACTGA
- a CDS encoding ABC transporter ATP-binding protein: MIEIKDLHKSYKMGSNSLHVLKGINFKAEEGELVAIMGSSGSGKSTLLNILGMLDEADEGDYILDGVPIKNLSETKAAKYRNKFLGFIFQSFNLINYKSALENVALPLYYQKVGRKERESKALKYLEQVGLKEWAHHLPNELSGGQKQRVAIARAMAAEPKVLLADEPTGALDSTTSYEVMDLIQHINDQGNTILVVTHEEDIAHMCKRIIHLRDGIIVEDKKIEQVRASQYVQ; this comes from the coding sequence ATGATTGAAATCAAAGATTTACACAAGTCCTATAAGATGGGGAGCAATTCGCTCCACGTTCTCAAAGGGATCAATTTTAAGGCGGAAGAAGGCGAACTGGTTGCGATCATGGGGTCTTCCGGCTCCGGGAAATCCACCCTGCTGAATATCCTGGGGATGCTGGACGAGGCCGACGAGGGGGATTATATCCTCGACGGGGTCCCGATCAAGAACCTCAGTGAGACCAAGGCAGCCAAATACCGCAACAAGTTCCTCGGATTTATCTTCCAGTCGTTTAACCTGATCAATTATAAATCGGCCCTGGAAAACGTGGCCCTGCCGCTCTACTACCAGAAAGTAGGCCGTAAGGAGCGCGAATCCAAGGCGCTGAAATACCTGGAGCAGGTTGGCCTGAAGGAATGGGCCCACCACCTGCCCAACGAATTGTCGGGCGGGCAGAAACAACGGGTGGCCATCGCCCGGGCCATGGCGGCCGAACCCAAGGTGCTCCTGGCCGATGAGCCAACCGGCGCCCTGGACAGCACCACCTCCTACGAGGTGATGGACCTGATCCAGCATATCAATGACCAGGGGAATACCATCCTGGTGGTTACCCACGAGGAGGACATTGCCCATATGTGCAAACGGATCATCCACCTCCGGGACGGCATCATTGTCGAAGACAAGAAGATTGAGCAGGTAAGAGCTTCGCAGTATGTTCAATAG
- a CDS encoding thioredoxin domain-containing protein translates to MEKTPNDLIHETSPYLQQHAYNPVHWVPWTEANLQRAAEENKPLLISIGYAACHWCHVMEHECFEDPEVAEVMNTLFIPIKVDREERPDVDQVYMDALQLMTGSGGWPLNVAALPDGKPFWGATYLPRDRWLQALVQLGRLYREDPDRIREYADDLTSAVARINLPESDPNAALPGHGEISGWIDSMKPRFDGEYGGMQGAPKFMMPAALNLFLHQESLHPDPTLEMHVNQTLTAMAFGGLFDQVGGGFSRYSVDARWHVPHFEKMAYDNAQLLSLYARAFARYGDPLYREVVSRTTEFLLRDLAHPDGCFYSSLDADSRNRDGNLEEGAYYTWREPELREALGGDYELFAAAYSIDTFGYWEDGKYVLIRREADADLAGRLGLPEPELRERLQSCRDRLLRLRDKRDAPRLDDKVLTSWNGLLLSGLADAWRYCGLEKARDAAGKLANYLDGEVTRKDGSVPHSTKGGSGGGHGFLEDYACLAAGYISWAEATGENTWMDRARNLCTYALQYFGLPGEPLLYFNSSLDPALIRRSLETADNVIPASNSIMAKNLFVLGSYFGDAQWITRSREMLTAMVPSIGKYPGQYTNWMQLALWMSVPFYEVAVCGPDAMEQSATLRRNYLPQCLLALSGEASDLPLFRGRFNPPKTRIFICREGSCKQPLEDSGKALELLRTYASD, encoded by the coding sequence ATGGAAAAGACCCCAAACGACCTGATTCACGAAACGAGCCCGTACCTGCAGCAACACGCCTACAACCCGGTTCATTGGGTGCCGTGGACGGAAGCCAACCTCCAACGGGCGGCCGAGGAAAACAAACCGCTGCTGATCAGTATCGGCTACGCGGCCTGCCACTGGTGCCACGTTATGGAGCACGAGTGTTTCGAGGACCCCGAGGTGGCCGAGGTAATGAATACGCTCTTTATCCCGATCAAGGTAGACCGGGAAGAACGGCCCGACGTGGACCAGGTGTACATGGATGCCCTGCAACTGATGACCGGGTCGGGGGGCTGGCCGCTGAATGTGGCCGCCTTACCGGACGGGAAACCTTTCTGGGGCGCCACCTACCTCCCCAGGGACCGCTGGCTGCAGGCACTGGTTCAGCTGGGCCGGCTCTACCGGGAAGACCCCGACCGCATCAGGGAATACGCCGACGACCTCACCTCGGCCGTCGCCCGCATCAACCTGCCCGAATCCGACCCAAATGCCGCCCTGCCCGGACACGGGGAAATCTCCGGCTGGATCGACTCCATGAAGCCGCGGTTTGACGGGGAATACGGGGGGATGCAGGGCGCCCCGAAATTCATGATGCCCGCTGCCCTGAACCTGTTCCTGCACCAGGAATCCCTCCACCCGGACCCAACCCTGGAGATGCATGTCAACCAAACGCTGACTGCCATGGCCTTTGGCGGTCTTTTCGACCAGGTTGGCGGCGGGTTTTCCCGGTATTCCGTGGATGCCCGCTGGCACGTCCCGCATTTCGAAAAAATGGCCTACGACAATGCCCAGCTCCTGAGCCTCTACGCCCGCGCCTTTGCCCGTTACGGGGATCCGCTCTACCGGGAGGTCGTATCGCGGACCACGGAATTCCTCCTCCGTGACCTGGCGCATCCCGACGGCTGCTTCTATTCCTCCCTGGATGCAGACAGCAGGAACCGGGACGGCAACCTGGAAGAAGGCGCCTATTACACCTGGCGCGAACCGGAGCTCCGCGAGGCCCTGGGCGGGGACTATGAATTATTTGCCGCAGCCTACAGCATCGATACATTCGGTTATTGGGAAGATGGGAAATACGTCCTGATCCGACGGGAAGCAGACGCCGACCTGGCCGGCCGGCTCGGGCTTCCCGAACCGGAATTGCGGGAACGGCTGCAATCGTGCAGGGACCGGTTGTTGCGCCTTCGGGACAAACGGGATGCGCCCCGGCTGGACGACAAAGTCCTCACCTCCTGGAACGGTTTGTTGCTCTCCGGCCTGGCGGATGCCTGGCGGTATTGCGGCCTGGAAAAGGCCCGGGATGCGGCCGGCAAACTGGCCAATTACCTGGACGGGGAGGTAACCCGGAAGGACGGCAGCGTCCCCCACAGCACGAAGGGCGGATCCGGGGGCGGCCACGGGTTCCTGGAGGACTACGCCTGCCTGGCAGCCGGGTATATCTCCTGGGCTGAGGCCACAGGCGAAAACACCTGGATGGACCGGGCACGGAACCTGTGCACTTATGCCCTGCAATATTTTGGCCTGCCCGGGGAACCCCTGTTGTACTTTAATTCCTCTTTGGATCCGGCCCTTATTCGGCGCAGCCTGGAAACGGCAGATAATGTCATCCCGGCATCGAACTCCATTATGGCGAAAAACCTGTTTGTCCTGGGATCCTATTTCGGGGATGCCCAATGGATCACCCGGTCGCGGGAAATGCTTACCGCCATGGTCCCTTCTATAGGCAAATACCCCGGACAGTACACCAACTGGATGCAATTGGCCCTGTGGATGTCCGTCCCGTTTTACGAAGTGGCCGTGTGCGGGCCCGATGCCATGGAGCAGTCGGCCACCCTGCGCAGAAACTACCTGCCTCAATGCCTGTTGGCCCTCTCCGGGGAAGCTTCCGACCTGCCGCTGTTCCGGGGCCGCTTCAACCCGCCGAAAACCCGGATCTTTATTTGCCGGGAAGGCAGCTGCAAGCAACCGCTGGAAGACAGCGGAAAGGCCCTGGAACTACTCCGCACTTACGCGTCCGATTAA
- a CDS encoding efflux RND transporter periplasmic adaptor subunit, with protein MNKYVKYGLLVVVALGAFYAIARVLKTNSKPAELYETEKPSKQTIVNRVVATGKVIPKEEVDIKPQISGIIDKIYLEEGAKVNAGDLIAVIKVVPNEQSLNQAQGRVRNAEIALGNAEIEYNRNKTLFDRGVISNQQFNDIQTTYEQAKQEVENARADYQIIRRGSAGGSSSANTNIRATVTGTILEIPVEEGDQVIQSNNFNDGTTIATIADLGQMIFEGQVDEAEVGKLEIGMPLKITLGAIQDQEFEADLQFIAPKGVEEEGAVQFRIEGSVSLDSAHFIRAGYSANASLVLSQKDSVLAVKEAWLQFDNETEKPYVEVKTGENEYERRDIETGISDGIFVEVLSGVTEEDEIKIWNKTEPMSSDES; from the coding sequence ATGAATAAATACGTTAAATACGGACTCTTAGTCGTTGTCGCACTGGGCGCATTCTACGCCATAGCCAGGGTGCTGAAGACCAACAGCAAGCCGGCAGAGTTGTACGAAACTGAGAAGCCCAGCAAGCAGACCATCGTGAACCGGGTGGTGGCTACCGGCAAGGTGATCCCGAAGGAAGAAGTGGACATCAAACCGCAGATTTCCGGGATTATCGACAAGATCTACCTCGAAGAAGGCGCCAAAGTAAATGCCGGCGACCTGATTGCGGTGATCAAGGTGGTGCCCAACGAGCAGTCGCTCAACCAGGCCCAGGGCCGGGTTCGCAATGCCGAGATCGCCCTGGGGAACGCTGAAATAGAGTACAACCGGAACAAAACGCTGTTTGACCGGGGGGTTATTTCCAACCAGCAGTTCAACGACATCCAGACTACCTACGAACAGGCCAAGCAGGAAGTCGAAAACGCCCGGGCAGACTACCAGATCATCCGCCGCGGTTCGGCCGGGGGCTCTTCCAGCGCCAACACAAATATCCGCGCCACGGTAACCGGGACCATTTTGGAAATCCCCGTTGAAGAGGGCGACCAGGTAATCCAGTCCAACAACTTCAACGACGGTACCACCATCGCCACGATTGCAGATCTGGGCCAGATGATTTTTGAAGGACAGGTAGACGAAGCGGAGGTCGGTAAACTGGAGATCGGGATGCCCCTGAAGATTACCCTCGGGGCCATCCAGGACCAGGAATTCGAAGCCGACCTGCAATTTATTGCCCCCAAAGGGGTGGAGGAGGAAGGAGCCGTTCAGTTCCGCATCGAGGGGAGTGTCTCCCTGGATTCCGCCCACTTTATCCGTGCGGGCTATAGCGCCAACGCCTCCCTGGTTCTCTCCCAGAAGGACAGCGTCCTGGCCGTTAAGGAAGCCTGGCTGCAATTCGACAACGAAACGGAGAAACCCTACGTGGAAGTCAAAACCGGCGAGAACGAGTACGAGCGCCGGGACATTGAAACGGGTATTTCCGACGGGATATTCGTGGAAGTGCTTTCCGGGGTTACCGAGGAAGACGAAATAAAAATCTGGAACAAGACGGAGCCCATGAGTTCCGACGAGAGCTAA
- the tsaB gene encoding tRNA (adenosine(37)-N6)-threonylcarbamoyltransferase complex dimerization subunit type 1 TsaB, whose translation MAWILNLETASTNCSVALYEGSQLRALREDPSPGYSHGELLHVFIQEVLSEAGVGADALDAIAVSKGPGSYTGLRIGVASAKGLCFSLEVPLIALPTLKVLAAAAGIKEGLSIPMLDARRMEVYSAVLNTELEYVRETEAEILTPDSFAAYKDQGPLTLVGSGAEKARELLSDPVFRFQPEIQPSARFMGPMAYAAFEAGSFEDLAYFEPYYLKDFIATRK comes from the coding sequence ATGGCCTGGATACTGAACCTCGAGACCGCTTCCACAAATTGCTCCGTGGCCCTGTATGAAGGGTCGCAACTCCGCGCTCTGCGGGAAGATCCCAGCCCGGGATATTCCCACGGGGAATTGTTGCATGTATTTATACAGGAGGTGTTGTCCGAGGCCGGGGTTGGGGCCGATGCACTCGATGCCATTGCGGTAAGCAAGGGCCCCGGGTCGTATACGGGCCTCCGTATCGGGGTCGCCTCGGCCAAGGGATTGTGTTTTTCTTTGGAGGTCCCGCTCATCGCGCTGCCCACCCTGAAGGTCCTGGCAGCTGCAGCGGGGATTAAAGAGGGGTTGAGCATCCCAATGCTGGATGCCCGCAGGATGGAGGTCTATTCAGCCGTCCTGAATACTGAACTGGAATATGTCCGGGAAACCGAGGCGGAAATCCTCACACCCGATTCCTTTGCAGCTTATAAAGACCAGGGACCCCTGACCCTTGTGGGCAGCGGGGCGGAAAAAGCCCGGGAGCTACTTTCGGACCCGGTTTTTCGGTTCCAGCCGGAGATACAGCCTTCGGCCCGGTTTATGGGGCCCATGGCATACGCAGCCTTTGAGGCCGGATCTTTCGAGGACCTGGCCTATTTTGAACCCTATTACCTGAAAGACTTTATCGCGACGCGAAAGTAG
- a CDS encoding ABC transporter permease, which produces MGLLDRDLWKEVMATLSKNMLRTFLTTLGVIFAIVILIGLLGATNGMKNGFNQIFAGTATNSMFLWAQRTSMPYKGFERGRSVDLSMDDVDMILREVPEVDVISPRIQLGNFRGTVTVIRGGRSSGSSVYGDFPTIDLMSKKKMVEGRFLNQNDIQNSRKVCVIGVDAYKLLFDKGENAIGESVRINGVYFTVVGIFKRNDNINFEGENTVFVPFTTFQTAFNSGDEVGWMAILVDEDKSVAVAENKIKALLKRKYNIHPDDPRAFGSFDFSQIFEGISAFTMVLSGFSFFVGIFTLLAGVIAVSNILLITVKERTNEIGIRRALGATPGVIKRQIIMESIVLTFFAGLIGFIISIGLLHALDIAFGQTDDAPFTNPTVSPLQVIVSFTLMVTLSILIGMIPANRAVKVKPIDALREE; this is translated from the coding sequence ATGGGACTGCTAGACAGAGATTTATGGAAAGAGGTGATGGCCACGCTGAGCAAGAACATGCTCCGCACCTTTTTGACAACGCTGGGGGTGATTTTTGCGATCGTCATCCTGATCGGCCTGCTCGGGGCGACCAACGGGATGAAAAACGGCTTCAACCAGATTTTCGCCGGGACGGCAACCAACAGCATGTTCCTCTGGGCCCAGCGCACCTCCATGCCCTACAAGGGATTTGAGAGGGGGCGGTCCGTAGACCTGTCCATGGACGATGTGGACATGATCCTGCGGGAGGTGCCTGAGGTGGACGTTATTTCCCCCCGGATCCAGCTCGGGAATTTCCGGGGAACCGTAACGGTAATCCGCGGCGGTCGGTCGAGCGGTTCCAGCGTTTACGGGGACTTCCCGACCATCGACCTGATGTCGAAGAAGAAAATGGTCGAGGGGCGGTTTTTGAACCAGAACGATATTCAAAATTCCCGGAAAGTTTGCGTGATCGGCGTGGATGCCTACAAACTCCTTTTCGACAAGGGGGAAAACGCCATTGGCGAAAGCGTGCGGATCAACGGGGTGTATTTTACCGTGGTGGGCATCTTCAAAAGGAACGACAATATCAACTTTGAGGGGGAGAACACCGTGTTCGTACCCTTTACCACCTTCCAGACCGCATTTAACAGCGGGGACGAGGTGGGGTGGATGGCCATCCTGGTGGACGAAGACAAATCCGTGGCCGTAGCCGAGAATAAAATCAAGGCGCTGCTCAAGCGCAAATACAATATCCACCCGGACGACCCCCGGGCATTTGGCTCGTTTGACTTTTCGCAGATTTTCGAGGGGATCAGCGCCTTTACGATGGTACTGTCCGGTTTCTCCTTCTTTGTGGGCATCTTTACACTCCTGGCCGGGGTGATTGCCGTGAGTAATATCCTGCTGATCACCGTGAAGGAACGCACCAACGAGATCGGTATCCGCCGGGCCCTGGGCGCCACCCCGGGCGTGATCAAGCGGCAGATCATCATGGAGTCCATCGTCCTGACCTTCTTTGCCGGCCTGATCGGCTTCATCATATCCATCGGACTCCTGCACGCGCTGGATATCGCATTCGGGCAGACGGACGACGCGCCTTTTACCAACCCGACTGTCAGCCCGCTTCAGGTAATTGTATCCTTTACGCTGATGGTCACCCTGAGTATTTTGATCGGGATGATCCCGGCCAACCGGGCGGTCAAAGTAAAACCCATCGACGCCCTTCGAGAAGAATAA
- a CDS encoding TolC family protein, with translation MNTFKSIRPSRVLRVLFVLFAFSAGVIQAQKREWTLEECVTYAVENNLDVQQFQLAFERTMLDKSDAIGNLLPAVNAQTQVGRNVGFTIDPSTNAPTTAGITTASANLTASMTLFDGLRNINQLQRAKMNALASQYQLQDLVDDIRLNVANAYLNVLSNKESLKAFQAQYAVTEQDLNRIREQVDAGVLPRGDLLEIQATAANLEQQIVNAENNVLLSRIVLAQLLQITDYENFDIADQEFEVPPSEILGNSPKVIFDKALTFRNDIAFSRSNVELAEQDLKIARGAYLPSLNAFFNYNTRYSSNTTLPDPANPGSFFSPTFIDQLWILDGISYGARLDVPIFNGWSTRNNVKRAKIDVMRAELQLEQDKLALENDINTAYLDVQSFAKAYEAAQKTLEARQLALEYARERYEVGLMNAFDYGQAQARVDDAQASVIQNKYNYIFRLKVLEFYFGLPITLD, from the coding sequence ATGAACACCTTTAAATCAATAAGACCTTCACGCGTCCTGCGGGTACTCTTTGTGCTGTTTGCCTTTTCGGCGGGGGTAATCCAGGCGCAGAAACGGGAATGGACGCTCGAGGAGTGCGTTACCTATGCCGTCGAAAACAACCTGGACGTCCAGCAGTTCCAACTGGCTTTTGAGCGGACGATGCTCGATAAATCGGACGCAATCGGGAACCTGCTCCCTGCTGTGAACGCGCAGACCCAGGTGGGCCGGAACGTAGGTTTTACGATCGATCCGTCTACCAACGCCCCTACCACTGCGGGGATCACCACTGCGAGTGCCAACCTCACTGCGAGCATGACGCTTTTTGACGGGCTCAGGAATATCAACCAGTTGCAACGGGCAAAAATGAATGCCCTTGCCAGCCAGTACCAGTTACAGGACCTGGTGGACGACATCCGCCTGAACGTAGCCAACGCCTACCTGAACGTGCTCTCCAACAAGGAATCCCTCAAGGCCTTCCAGGCGCAATATGCCGTGACGGAGCAGGACCTGAACCGGATCCGCGAGCAGGTAGATGCCGGGGTTCTCCCGCGGGGCGACCTGCTGGAGATCCAGGCAACGGCCGCCAACCTGGAACAGCAGATCGTCAATGCGGAGAACAATGTGCTTCTTTCCCGCATCGTGCTGGCCCAGCTTCTGCAGATCACGGATTACGAAAATTTCGACATTGCGGACCAGGAATTCGAGGTGCCCCCGTCCGAGATCCTGGGCAATTCGCCCAAGGTGATTTTTGACAAGGCGCTGACTTTCCGGAACGACATCGCCTTTTCGCGGTCCAACGTGGAATTGGCCGAACAGGACCTGAAGATTGCACGGGGGGCATATTTGCCTTCCCTCAATGCTTTCTTTAACTACAATACCCGGTATTCCAGCAATACCACCTTACCGGATCCGGCCAACCCGGGGTCCTTTTTCTCACCGACTTTCATCGACCAGCTATGGATCCTGGATGGGATTTCCTACGGGGCCCGGCTGGATGTACCCATCTTTAACGGGTGGAGTACCCGGAACAACGTGAAGCGCGCCAAGATCGACGTGATGCGGGCCGAACTCCAATTGGAGCAGGACAAACTCGCCCTGGAGAACGACATCAATACCGCTTACCTCGACGTGCAGAGTTTTGCCAAAGCCTACGAGGCTGCCCAAAAAACCCTGGAAGCCCGCCAACTCGCCCTGGAATACGCCCGGGAGCGCTATGAGGTGGGGTTGATGAATGCCTTTGACTACGGGCAGGCCCAGGCCCGGGTAGACGATGCACAGGCTTCGGTGATCCAGAACAAATACAACTATATCTTCCGGCTCAAGGTCCTGGAATTCTATTTCGGGCTGCCGATCACACTGGATTAA